Within Actinoplanes sp. L3-i22, the genomic segment CGCGACAGCCGCGGATCGAGCGCCGGAAGCACCCGCTCGGCGGTGTCCAGGATCAGCCAGCGGGGCGCGAGCGACTTCCCGTCCGCGAGCGCCGAGGTGAACAGCGCCCCCTGGGCGGCCACCTCGGTCCCGGTGTATCCCGCGCCGGCCACCACGAACGTGCACCTGGCCTGGCGTTCCACCGGATCGGCGCACTGCGCCGCCAGCTCCACCTGCCGGGTCAGGTGATCACGCAGGTAGAGGGCCTCCGCGAGCCCGCGGAACCCGTGGGCGTATTCGGTCACGCCGGGCACCGGCAGCAGCTTGTTCACGCTGCCCAGCGCGAGCACCAGCCGGTGATAGCCGAGGACGCCGCGAGCGCCCTCCGGGTCGGCCCACTCGACGGTACGGGCATCCAGGTCGAACGCCCCGGCATGCCCGAGCAGCATCCGCACCCCGGGCAGCGCCAGCGGCACCGAGACCCGGCGCGGTTCGAGCACCCCGGTCGCCACCTCGGGCAGCAGCGGCAGATACAGAAAGTAGTCGGTCGGGTTGAGCAGCACGATCTCGGCCCGGCCCCGGGCGATCCGCTGCAATCGCCGGGCCGCGGTGTACCCCGCGAAGCCGGCACCGACGATGACGATCCGCGGACGTGGCATGCGGAATAGCCTGCCACCAGCCGAAACCTTCGCGGCGAAGTTGCGAAAAGTTCTCCGGTCGGGTGGCACGATCGATGTGATGACCGCGACCGGCGCCCGTGCGGCGGCCACGTCGGTGACCCGTACGTCTCCCCGGAGGCGCCGGGGCGCATGGGTGGCCGCGCTGATGACGGTCGTGCTCGGCGCCGAGCTGATCGTCGGCTGGCCGGCCCTGACCGGAGCGTTCACGCAGCTCCGCGCCCCGCACTGGGGTTGGGTCGGTGCGGCCCTCGCGGCCGAGATCGTGTCGATGGGCACCTACGCCCGGATGCAGCGGGCCCTGTTGCGCGGCGCCGGCACCAAGGTCAGCGTGCGCCGGCACGTGGCGATGGCCTACGCCGCGCATTCACTGAGCGTGACCCTCCCGGGCGGTCCGGTCTTCTCCGCCAGCTTCAATTTCCGACAGATGCGACGGTACGGCGTAGCCTCCGCCGAAGCCTCGTGGTGCATCGCGCTCAGTGGCGTCCTCTCCACCGGCGCCCTGATCCTGGTCGGCTCGGTGGGTGGCCTGCTGGCCCGGAACACCGGCAGCTGGCGCACCCTGGCCGGATACGCGGCCGGCGCGATCGCGGTGACCGCCGCCGTCCGCCTGCTCGCCAAGCACCCGCTCTGGCTGGACCGGCCGGTCCGCGCCCTGCTCGGCGGGGTGAACCGGGTGCGCCGTCGCCCGCCCGAGCACGGCGCCGACCGGCTGTTCGGCTTCTTCACCCAGTTGCGGGCGATCCGGGTGCATCCGCTGCACTTCGCCGTCGCGGTGCTGCTGGCCTGCGCGAACTGGCTGTTCGACGCGCTCTGCCTGTGGGTGTGCTGCGTCGCGGTCGGGGCGGACCGGATCACGCCGGTGCACCTGTTGATCGCGTACTGCGCGGGGATGGCCGCCGCGAGCGTGCCGGTGATCCCCGGCGGCCTGGGTGTGGTCGACGCCGCCCTGGTCCTGGGCCTGGTCGCGGGCGGCCTGACCAGCGCCGGGGCGGTCGCGGCGGTGGTCCTCTACCGGGCGATCAGCTTCGGCTTCATCATCGGTGCCGGCTGGCTCGTCTGGCTGCTCCTACGCCACCGCGCCAAGACGACCGCTGTCTAGGTGCGCTCTTCCGGGCGTACCGGAGCCTCGTTTTTTCGCCCGAAAAGTTTCCATCCACGCTTCTTCTTCTCGACCACGGGCACCGCGTCCCCGTTCAGGATGTCCAGCCGCTGCCTGGCCACCGGATTGTTCGGCTCCAGCCGCAGCGACGTGGTCAGCGCCTGCCGAGCCTGATCCACATGCCCGAGCGCGGCCAGCGCCACCCCGTGCGTGAAGTAGTAGTGTGCCTCGTTCGGGTC encodes:
- a CDS encoding YbhN family protein, translating into MTATGARAAATSVTRTSPRRRRGAWVAALMTVVLGAELIVGWPALTGAFTQLRAPHWGWVGAALAAEIVSMGTYARMQRALLRGAGTKVSVRRHVAMAYAAHSLSVTLPGGPVFSASFNFRQMRRYGVASAEASWCIALSGVLSTGALILVGSVGGLLARNTGSWRTLAGYAAGAIAVTAAVRLLAKHPLWLDRPVRALLGGVNRVRRRPPEHGADRLFGFFTQLRAIRVHPLHFAVAVLLACANWLFDALCLWVCCVAVGADRITPVHLLIAYCAGMAAASVPVIPGGLGVVDAALVLGLVAGGLTSAGAVAAVVLYRAISFGFIIGAGWLVWLLLRHRAKTTAV